From the genome of Vigna angularis cultivar LongXiaoDou No.4 chromosome 11, ASM1680809v1, whole genome shotgun sequence, one region includes:
- the LOC128194659 gene encoding uncharacterized protein LOC128194659 produces the protein RQKSYADKRRRPLEFEEGDHVFLRVTPTTGVRRAIKMRKLTPKFLGPYQILKKIGPMAYEIALPPRLANLHNVFHVSQLRKYIPDPKHVLEVDEIQVKENLTMEVGPVRILDVQMKKLRGKDIRTVKVLWNEDTQEMTWELEEFMIKEYPYLFVKFDSVRSVSVRQNSVQPHSIRSLCVHPDSVRPNGAVNSVRPNSVRPNSIRPNSVRSNSVRQIVFGQIVFGQIVLDQ, from the exons agacaaaagtcatatgccgacaaaagaagaagaccgttagaatttgaagaaggagatcatgtattcttacgagtaacaccaactacaggagtcaggagagctatcaagatgaggaaactgacaccaaaatttctcggaccgtatcaaattctcaaaaagattgggcCAATGGCTTATGAGATAGCACTACCACCTCGATTGGCAAATTTGCATaacgtttttcatgtatcccaactgaggaagtatattccagatccaaagcatgtgttagaagttgatgaaattcaggtcaaggaaaatttaacaatggaagttggaccagtgcgtatactagatgttcaaatgaaaaagttaagagGGAAGGATATTCGCACGGTAAAGGTACTTTGGAATGAAGACACAcaggaaatgacttgggaattggaagaatttatgataaaggaatatccatatctctt TGTTAAGTTTGATAGTGTTCGTTCTGTAAGCGTTCGTCAAAACAGTGTTCAACCTCATAGTATTCGGTCTCTTTGCGTTCATCCAGATAGTGTTCGACCCAATGGTGCAgtaaatagtgttcggccaaatagtgttcgtccaaatagcaTCCGTCCAAATAGCGTCCGTTCAAATAGCGTTCGACAAATAGTATtcggccaaatagtgttcggccaaatagtgCTCGACCAATAG
- the LOC108332679 gene encoding proline-rich receptor-like protein kinase PERK8 — protein MSYHEAHQRAAKSVCSVCHNRRPQFERNRKKEFSYAELCAATQGFSPKNYLSEGGFGSVYKGELCGQKIAVKQHTYANQKGEKEFKSEVDVLSKAMHENVVMLLGSCSEGHHRLLVYEYLCNASLDLHLSQHSRKLLDWPDRVKVADGAAKGLLYLHENNIIHRDLTTNNILLTHDYDPLLGDFGLARTVIEDSSYCTECVGNMGYMAPEYAEFGKVSIKTDVYSFGVVLLQLITGMRTTDKRLGGKGLVEWAKPLLKERNYAHLIDERITISHDFHQLFWMVRIAEKCLARDPQRRLNMIQVVDALTDIMEGKTCDTILRDYSPARSYSICSASETLMNLKMK, from the exons ATGAGCTACCATGAAGCACACCAAAGGGCTGCAAAATCTGTTTGCTCTGTTTGCCATAACAGAAGACCACAGTTTGAAAGGAACAGAAAAAAAGAGTTCTCATATGCTGAGTTGTGTGCAGCCACACAAGGGTTTTCCCCTAAGAACTATCTATCAGAAGGAGGGTTTGGTTCTGTCTATAAAGGGGAGTTGTGTGGACAGAAGATTGCTGTCAAGCAACACACGTACGCTAACCAAAAGGGAGAGAAGGAATTCAAGTCTGAAGTTGATGTTCTCAGCAAAGCAATGCATGAGAATGTGGTCATGCTGTTAGGATCATGCTCAGAAGGGCACCATAGACTTCTTGTGTATGAATATCTCTGCAATGCTTCATTGGACCTACATTTATCTC AACATTCTCGTAAGCTTCTTGATTGGCCAGACAGAGTGAAAGTAGCTGATGGTGCTGCCAAAGGACTGTTATACCTGCATGAGAATAACATAATACACAGAGATCTGACGACAAACAACATTCTTCTTACACATGATTATGATCCATTG cTAGGCGATTTTGGTTTGGCTAGAACTGTGATTGAAGACTCCTCATACTGTACAGAATGTGTTGGGAATATGGGTTATATGGCCCCAGAATATGCTGAATTTGGTAAAGTGTCAATTAAAACAGATGTTTATTCCTTTGGGGTGGTTCTACTACAGTTAATAACTGGAATGAGGACCACAGACAAACGACTTGGTGGTAAAGGTCTGGTGGAATGG GCAAAGCCACTTTTAAAAGAGAGGAACTATGCACATTTAATTGATGAAAGAATAACTATATCTCATGATTTTCATCAACTATTTTGGATGGTTCGAATAGCTGAGAAATGTCTAGCTAGAGACCCTCAAAGGAGACTAAATATGATTCAG GTTGTTGATGCTTTGACTGACATTATGGAAGGGAAAACATGTGACACCATCTTAAGAGATTACTCCCCAGCAAGGTCATATTCGATTTGTAGTGCATCAGAGACTCTGATGAATCTGAAGATGAAATGA